A part of Amycolatopsis lurida genomic DNA contains:
- the rpmI gene encoding 50S ribosomal protein L35, which produces MPKMKTHSGTSKRVRVTGSGKLRRQKAGRRHLMEKKSNRLTRRLEGTTEIAKNDVGRVKRLLGR; this is translated from the coding sequence ATGCCGAAGATGAAGACGCACAGCGGGACGTCCAAGCGTGTCCGCGTCACGGGTTCGGGCAAGCTGCGCCGCCAGAAGGCCGGCCGCCGCCACCTGATGGAGAAGAAGTCCAACAGGCTCACCCGTCGCCTCGAAGGCACGACCGAGATCGCCAAGAACGACGTCGGCCGCGTCAAGCGCCTTCTCGGCCGCTGA
- a CDS encoding DNA alkylation repair protein, giving the protein MDEVKSLVSAVRNGLAGLADPEKAPSMQAYMKSEMPFLGVASPPRAALVKRVYAEHPLPDRVSFSTAVLTLWREAEFREERYAAIALSGHRAYARWQDGDLLGLYEEMIVTGAWWDYVDEVAIRRIGPILRAEPETVTTRMLTWAYDEDRWRRRTSVICQIGAKGGTDTDLLTRAVEANIDDKDFFLRKGIGWALREYAKTEPDWVRAFVTAHPALSPLSRKEALKHLGE; this is encoded by the coding sequence GTGGACGAGGTGAAAAGCCTGGTTTCGGCGGTTCGCAACGGTTTGGCCGGGCTGGCCGATCCGGAAAAGGCTCCGTCGATGCAGGCGTACATGAAGTCGGAGATGCCGTTCCTCGGTGTGGCGTCCCCGCCTCGGGCGGCCTTGGTGAAGCGGGTTTACGCCGAACACCCGCTACCCGATCGAGTGAGTTTCTCGACGGCGGTTCTCACCTTGTGGCGTGAAGCGGAATTCCGTGAAGAGCGCTATGCGGCGATCGCGCTGTCCGGCCACCGCGCCTACGCCCGCTGGCAGGACGGCGATCTGCTCGGCCTGTACGAGGAGATGATCGTGACGGGTGCTTGGTGGGACTATGTGGACGAAGTCGCGATCCGCCGGATCGGGCCGATCCTGCGGGCGGAGCCGGAGACGGTGACCACGCGAATGCTGACCTGGGCCTACGACGAGGACCGGTGGCGTCGCCGTACGTCGGTCATCTGCCAGATCGGCGCCAAGGGCGGAACGGACACCGACCTGCTCACCCGCGCGGTCGAAGCCAACATCGACGACAAGGACTTCTTCCTGCGCAAAGGGATCGGCTGGGCCCTGCGCGAGTACGCGAAGACCGAGCCGGACTGGGTGCGCGCCTTCGTCACCGCGCATCCGGCACTGTCGCCGCTGTCCAGGAAGGAGGCGCTCAAGCACCTGGGCGAGTGA
- the rplT gene encoding 50S ribosomal protein L20 — MARVKRAVNAQKKRRATLELASGYRGQRSRLYRKAKEQTLHSLNYAYRDRRARKGDFRQLWITRINAAARANGVTYNRFIQGLKAAGVEVDRKILADLAVNDAAAFTALAELAKANVNTEEKKSA; from the coding sequence GTGGCACGCGTCAAGAGGGCTGTAAACGCCCAGAAGAAGCGTCGCGCGACTCTCGAGCTCGCCAGCGGCTACCGCGGCCAGCGTTCGCGGCTGTACCGCAAGGCGAAGGAGCAGACGCTTCACTCGCTGAACTACGCCTACCGGGACCGTCGTGCCCGCAAGGGTGACTTCCGCCAGCTGTGGATCACCCGTATCAACGCGGCGGCCCGCGCCAACGGCGTGACCTACAACCGGTTCATCCAGGGCCTCAAGGCCGCGGGTGTCGAGGTCGACCGCAAGATCCTCGCGGACCTCGCCGTCAACGACGCCGCCGCGTTCACCGCGCTGGCCGAGCTGGCCAAGGCGAACGTGAACACCGAAGAGAAGAAGTCGGCCTGA
- the pheS gene encoding phenylalanine--tRNA ligase subunit alpha, whose protein sequence is MSEANDKQDPQAGTLAPETLTAAVKQAETDFAAAADLDALAAVKPAHLGDQSPLLLARREIGALPKQEKAEAGKRVNEARQGIQAAFDARRAVLQAERDEKVLREEAVDVTLPWDRVPRGARHPIATLSDRIADAFIAMGYEIAEGPELEAEWFNFDALNFGKDHPARQLQDTFYLGEEDSGLVLRTHTSPVQARTLLHRDLPVYVVCPGRTYRTDELDATHTPVFSQVEGLAVDKGLTMAHLKGTLDAFARAMFGGTSKTRLRPHFFPFTEPSAEVDVWFEEKKGGPGWVEWGGCGMVNPNVLRACGVDPEVYSGFAFGMGIERTLQFRNGIPDMRDMVEGDIRFTLPFGTEA, encoded by the coding sequence ATGTCCGAAGCCAACGACAAGCAGGACCCCCAGGCGGGAACGCTCGCGCCGGAAACGTTGACGGCCGCCGTCAAACAGGCCGAGACCGATTTCGCGGCCGCGGCGGATCTCGACGCGCTGGCCGCGGTCAAGCCCGCCCACCTCGGGGACCAGTCTCCGCTGCTGCTCGCCCGCCGCGAGATCGGCGCCCTGCCGAAGCAGGAGAAGGCCGAGGCCGGCAAGCGGGTCAACGAAGCGCGTCAGGGCATCCAGGCCGCCTTCGACGCCCGCCGTGCCGTGCTCCAAGCGGAACGCGACGAAAAGGTGCTCCGAGAGGAGGCCGTCGACGTCACGCTCCCGTGGGACCGCGTCCCCCGTGGCGCCCGGCACCCGATCGCGACCCTGTCGGATCGGATCGCCGACGCGTTCATCGCGATGGGCTACGAGATCGCCGAAGGCCCGGAGCTCGAAGCCGAATGGTTCAACTTCGACGCGCTGAACTTCGGCAAGGACCACCCCGCGCGCCAGCTGCAGGACACGTTCTACCTCGGCGAGGAGGACTCCGGCCTGGTGCTGCGGACGCACACCTCGCCGGTGCAGGCCCGCACGCTGCTGCACCGTGACCTGCCCGTGTACGTCGTCTGCCCCGGCCGCACCTACCGGACCGACGAGCTGGACGCCACGCACACCCCGGTGTTCTCCCAGGTCGAAGGCCTCGCGGTGGACAAGGGCCTGACGATGGCGCACCTCAAGGGCACCCTCGACGCCTTCGCCCGCGCGATGTTCGGCGGTACCTCGAAGACCCGTCTGCGCCCGCACTTCTTCCCGTTCACCGAACCGTCGGCCGAGGTCGACGTCTGGTTCGAGGAGAAAAAGGGCGGACCCGGCTGGGTCGAGTGGGGTGGCTGCGGCATGGTCAATCCCAACGTCCTGCGTGCCTGCGGCGTCGACCCCGAGGTCTACTCGGGCTTCGCCTTCGGCATGGGTATCGAGCGCACCCTGCAGTTCCGCAACGGAATCCCGGACATGCGCGACATGGTGGAGGGCGACATCAGGTTCACCCTGCCCTTCGGAACGGAGGCCTGA
- the pheT gene encoding phenylalanine--tRNA ligase subunit beta — translation MKVPASWLTEHLDVDEEVTAQDLADAFVRIGIEVDDVRKLEPVTGPLVVGRVAEIEELTEFKKPVRFCRVDVGESDDGTDKPDENLDEDEDDDEGPFEDNGPTGIKTRGIICGASNFAEGDLVVVALPGTVLPGGFEIGSRKTYGRLSDGMICSASELGIGDDHSGILVLPPSTASPGEDANKLLGLEDTVLEVTPTPDRGYTLSVRGLARELSNALDVPFGDPASIEVPEAESDVWPVHLEDTEGCKRFVLRRVKNLDATAPTPWWMRRRLMLAGIRSISLAVDVTNYVMLELGHPLHAFATGSVKGDLVVRKAKPGEKLTTLDDVERTLDADDVVIADDSGVISLAGTMGGASTEITPESTDVLLEAAHWDPSSISRTARRHKLFSEAAKRFERYTDPQLCAVAVELAARLLRQYGEGSILPGRTDEGGVEPNPPVTMPISLPDQVAGVRYERGVTVKRLSQIGCKVNVGTSEDGTALVTAVPPSWRGDLVQPADLVEEVLRLEGYDSIPSVLPEAPAGRGLTDTQRRRRSVARALAENGYVEVLPFPFISDSVWDAFGLPEDDVRRSTVKVRNPLEADKDRMASTLLPGLLEILQRNISRGFKDVSLFHIGQVVLPGPNPIPMPSLGVDRRPTDEELAVLEAAVPPQPQHVAVVLAGQRARAGWWGAGEQANWADAVQAARLVAQAAGAELTTAAADQPPWHPGRCAQLRVGQWPVGYAGELHPKVVEALGLPPRTVAMELDLDAIPIPDGRPAPRISAYPPVLLDVALVAEASVPSADLAEALREGAGELLEDITLFDSYQGEQLGEGKRSVAYKLRFRAADRTLTVDEATKARDAAVAVAGERFGASLRA, via the coding sequence GTGAAGGTCCCAGCCAGCTGGCTGACCGAACACCTCGACGTCGACGAGGAGGTCACGGCCCAGGATCTGGCCGACGCCTTCGTGCGCATCGGCATCGAGGTCGACGACGTCCGGAAGCTCGAACCGGTCACCGGCCCGCTCGTGGTCGGCCGTGTCGCCGAGATCGAGGAGCTCACCGAGTTCAAGAAGCCGGTCCGGTTCTGCCGGGTCGACGTCGGCGAATCGGATGACGGCACCGACAAGCCCGACGAGAACCTCGACGAAGACGAGGACGACGACGAAGGGCCTTTCGAGGACAACGGCCCCACGGGGATCAAGACCCGCGGGATCATCTGCGGTGCCTCGAACTTCGCCGAGGGCGACCTGGTCGTCGTCGCGCTGCCCGGCACCGTGCTGCCCGGCGGTTTCGAGATCGGTTCGCGCAAGACCTACGGCCGCCTCAGCGACGGCATGATCTGCTCCGCGAGCGAACTCGGCATCGGTGACGACCACTCCGGCATCCTGGTACTGCCGCCGAGCACGGCCAGCCCCGGCGAGGACGCGAACAAGCTGCTCGGCCTCGAAGACACCGTCCTCGAGGTGACGCCGACCCCGGACCGCGGGTACACCCTGTCGGTCCGCGGCCTGGCCCGCGAGCTGTCCAACGCGCTCGACGTCCCGTTCGGCGACCCGGCGTCCATCGAGGTCCCCGAGGCCGAGAGCGACGTCTGGCCGGTGCACCTCGAGGACACCGAGGGCTGCAAGCGGTTCGTGCTGCGCCGGGTCAAGAACCTCGACGCGACCGCGCCGACGCCGTGGTGGATGCGCCGCCGCCTGATGCTGGCGGGGATCCGCTCGATCTCGCTCGCGGTCGACGTGACCAACTACGTCATGCTCGAACTCGGGCATCCGCTGCACGCCTTCGCGACCGGTTCGGTCAAGGGCGATCTGGTGGTGCGCAAGGCGAAGCCGGGCGAGAAACTGACCACTTTGGACGATGTCGAGCGCACGCTCGACGCGGACGACGTGGTGATCGCCGACGACAGCGGCGTCATCTCGCTGGCGGGCACGATGGGTGGCGCGTCGACCGAGATCACGCCGGAGAGCACCGACGTGCTGCTCGAAGCGGCGCACTGGGATCCGTCGTCGATCAGCCGGACGGCCCGCCGTCACAAGCTGTTCTCCGAGGCGGCCAAACGGTTCGAGCGCTACACCGACCCGCAGCTGTGCGCGGTGGCCGTCGAGCTCGCCGCGCGCCTGCTGCGTCAGTACGGCGAGGGTTCGATCCTGCCCGGCCGCACCGACGAGGGCGGCGTGGAGCCGAACCCGCCGGTGACCATGCCGATCAGCCTCCCCGACCAGGTGGCCGGGGTGCGGTACGAGCGCGGTGTCACGGTCAAGCGGCTCTCGCAGATCGGCTGCAAGGTCAACGTGGGCACCTCCGAGGACGGCACCGCGCTGGTGACCGCCGTCCCGCCGAGCTGGCGCGGTGACCTGGTGCAGCCCGCCGACCTGGTCGAGGAGGTGCTCCGGCTGGAGGGCTACGACAGCATCCCGTCGGTGCTGCCCGAAGCCCCGGCCGGCCGCGGTCTCACCGACACGCAGCGTCGCCGTCGATCGGTCGCGCGTGCGCTGGCGGAGAACGGCTACGTCGAGGTGCTGCCCTTCCCGTTCATCTCGGACTCGGTCTGGGACGCGTTCGGGCTGCCCGAGGACGACGTCCGCCGCAGCACCGTGAAGGTCCGCAACCCGCTGGAGGCGGACAAGGACCGGATGGCGAGCACCTTGCTGCCGGGGCTGCTGGAGATCCTGCAGCGCAACATTTCCCGTGGTTTCAAGGATGTCTCGCTGTTCCACATCGGACAGGTGGTGCTGCCCGGGCCGAACCCGATCCCGATGCCTTCGCTCGGGGTGGACCGGCGCCCGACCGACGAGGAGCTCGCGGTGCTGGAGGCGGCGGTCCCGCCGCAGCCGCAGCACGTCGCCGTCGTGCTCGCGGGCCAGCGTGCCCGGGCCGGCTGGTGGGGTGCGGGCGAGCAGGCGAACTGGGCCGACGCGGTGCAGGCCGCGCGGCTGGTGGCGCAGGCCGCCGGTGCCGAGCTGACCACGGCCGCCGCCGACCAGCCGCCGTGGCACCCCGGCCGCTGCGCGCAGCTGCGCGTGGGGCAGTGGCCCGTCGGCTACGCGGGTGAGCTGCACCCGAAGGTCGTCGAGGCGCTCGGGTTGCCGCCGCGCACCGTCGCGATGGAACTCGACCTGGACGCGATCCCGATCCCGGACGGCCGTCCGGCGCCGCGGATCTCGGCGTACCCGCCGGTGCTGCTCGACGTCGCCCTCGTCGCCGAGGCGAGCGTCCCGTCGGCAGACCTCGCCGAGGCGCTGCGCGAAGGCGCGGGCGAACTGCTCGAGGACATCACGCTGTTCGACTCGTATCAGGGTGAGCAGCTGGGCGAGGGCAAGCGTTCGGTGGCGTACAAACTGCGGTTCCGCGCCGCGGATCGCACGCTGACCGTCGACGAGGCCACCAAGGCCCGTGACGCCGCCGTCGCGGTCGCCGGCGAGCGCTTCGGCGCGAGCCTGCGGGCCTGA
- a CDS encoding TrmH family RNA methyltransferase: MTGDSALHRPGAAPFTERTPRVVAARKLTRRAEREKTGRFLAEGANAVEAALEHGGKVYELFVTERAAAQHERLVIAARAAGVPVSPITDRAADGLSETVTPQGIVAVCALVDRPQETVLKPGAKLVVVLVDVADPGNAGTVIRVADAAGADAVVLAGDSVDPHNGKCVRAAAGSLFHPAITRIRDVDAALKACSAAGLRTFGAHGYADTELDQVTFAEPTAWVFGNEAHGLPQGVLESVDLAVKIPMYGRAESLNLATAAAICVYTNAMASRAAST, translated from the coding sequence CTGACCGGCGACAGCGCTCTTCACCGGCCCGGGGCTGCTCCGTTCACCGAACGGACACCCCGGGTCGTTGCTGCGCGCAAGCTCACCCGCCGAGCCGAGCGTGAGAAGACCGGCCGGTTCCTCGCCGAGGGCGCGAACGCGGTCGAAGCCGCGCTCGAACACGGCGGCAAGGTCTACGAGCTGTTCGTCACCGAACGCGCCGCCGCGCAGCACGAGCGCCTGGTCATCGCCGCGCGTGCGGCGGGTGTCCCCGTCTCGCCGATCACCGATCGCGCCGCCGACGGATTGTCCGAGACCGTGACGCCGCAAGGCATCGTCGCGGTCTGCGCGCTCGTCGACCGTCCACAAGAGACCGTTCTGAAGCCGGGCGCGAAGCTCGTCGTCGTCCTCGTCGACGTCGCGGACCCCGGTAACGCGGGCACCGTGATCCGGGTCGCGGACGCCGCCGGCGCCGACGCGGTCGTCCTCGCCGGGGACAGTGTCGACCCGCACAACGGCAAATGCGTCCGCGCGGCCGCCGGCAGCCTGTTCCACCCCGCCATCACCCGGATCCGGGACGTCGACGCGGCCTTGAAGGCCTGCTCCGCCGCCGGACTCCGCACTTTCGGTGCGCACGGCTACGCCGACACCGAGCTCGATCAGGTGACTTTCGCCGAGCCCACCGCGTGGGTCTTCGGCAACGAGGCGCACGGACTGCCGCAGGGTGTCTTGGAGTCGGTCGATCTCGCGGTCAAGATCCCGATGTACGGCCGCGCGGAGAGTCTCAACCTCGCGACGGCCGCCGCGATCTGCGTGTACACGAATGCGATGGCCTCCCGGGCCGCGTCCACGTAG
- a CDS encoding tetratricopeptide repeat protein, with protein MSRPDGRSSIQDIARARLSDGFVGRVGEREDFRVNLGLPGSDRRRRYLYSVHGLAGVGKSFLLDQLRGIAEETRAVVGFADDRQQDLPATLVKLAKDLARGGHEMRRFEKRYESYLKARERLHNDPQAPAAGRELVTKTVVKAGLGVAKTLPGGSIAADAIDADATAKQLEQLQVYLAAKFKRKADVQLLLEPAEELTKPFVEDLWRIPETRQIALFFDTFERTSPVLETWLLDLFGGLYGDLPQNLVLTVAGQFPLDEAKWNRHAPLVREIELRPFTEPEARRLLAEHGITDEKVVEIVLRLTDGLPVLVAMLARGNPAEADAVGDPSDDAVKRFLHWVPEKARKDIAATASLPRFLDEDVLGVLTGKESAGEIFRWLRELPFVGRRELPVRYHPVVRGPMVRMERGRSPAEFAERHLRLGEYYEGRCTELGFSRHRDAWNDERWQKRKLEQTYHRLCGDPAEALPEALLGAAEMITTGTASARVWARMMEQAGADADAPAVLGWGQCLAAAVGEGEIPVLDLLAGAGELDAARLSTVLRRRAWAYEGQDDVPAAKRDFDRAVDLNPADPYAWSDRGNLFHNEGDWERALSDLDRAIELDPTYAYSWRGRGSAKAELGDLDGAMADLDEAVRLQPDHRWAYTIRSKVHFKRGDVRKAIDEIDIAIRLDPDYAWAVHYRATLFAELGDKEEALAGHRAAVALRPKDVFYLTELASFLEQTGDGDAASETFEAIVAADPGSARSHAIRAAFHLRGERHRLAVDGFTAALRLDPDYEWAYYMRGQAHDGLDDRVAALADYERAIELAPEDAENHLQRGSRLCQLEKYGEAVESLSRAIELDPGNEWAYTWRAMARQRSGDYQAALTDIDAAVAANPEMAFFHTTRGDILRGLDRHDEARAALDEGVRLGQDGGYAFYRRARHRLILEDFAGALSDVDSALAAGQGESRALRAEILRQSGEYGEAVRELRELVVSEPEDTDHRENLGEALLFARETAEAMQILRPLAPESVWARDLLAIALLQSGRTEEAHQSLAAGLDEAVTRTAAGDLDWEDEVQPLFYLLALGRHADATRELRALLEKDPPCETRLILLRDLKDLRELLPEFGGVIEDLIARIPRPVLTRPGA; from the coding sequence GTGTCACGTCCAGACGGTCGGTCCAGTATCCAAGACATCGCCCGCGCCCGCCTGAGCGACGGTTTCGTCGGCAGGGTCGGGGAACGCGAGGACTTCCGGGTCAACCTGGGGCTGCCCGGGAGCGACCGCCGCCGGCGGTATCTGTATTCGGTGCACGGTCTCGCCGGAGTGGGCAAGTCCTTCCTGCTCGACCAGCTTCGCGGTATCGCCGAGGAAACCCGCGCCGTCGTCGGGTTCGCGGACGACCGGCAGCAGGATCTGCCCGCGACACTGGTCAAACTGGCGAAGGACCTCGCTCGCGGCGGGCACGAGATGCGCCGGTTCGAGAAGCGTTACGAGTCCTACCTCAAGGCGCGGGAAAGGCTCCACAACGATCCGCAGGCTCCGGCGGCGGGCCGTGAGCTCGTGACGAAGACCGTGGTCAAGGCCGGTCTCGGCGTGGCGAAGACTCTGCCCGGCGGCAGCATCGCCGCCGACGCGATCGACGCGGACGCGACGGCGAAACAGCTGGAGCAGTTGCAGGTCTACCTCGCGGCGAAGTTCAAGCGGAAGGCCGATGTCCAGCTCCTCCTGGAACCGGCGGAGGAGCTGACCAAACCGTTCGTCGAAGATCTCTGGCGTATTCCGGAAACCCGGCAGATCGCGCTGTTCTTCGACACCTTCGAGCGGACCTCGCCGGTACTGGAGACCTGGCTGCTCGACCTGTTCGGCGGACTGTACGGCGATCTCCCGCAGAACCTGGTGCTCACCGTCGCGGGCCAGTTCCCGCTGGACGAGGCGAAATGGAACCGGCACGCGCCGCTGGTGCGCGAGATCGAACTCCGGCCGTTCACCGAGCCGGAGGCGCGTCGCCTGCTCGCCGAGCACGGCATCACCGACGAAAAGGTCGTCGAGATCGTGCTGCGGCTGACCGACGGCCTGCCCGTCCTGGTCGCCATGCTGGCCCGTGGGAACCCCGCCGAAGCGGACGCCGTCGGCGATCCCAGCGACGACGCGGTCAAGCGGTTCCTGCACTGGGTTCCCGAAAAGGCCAGGAAGGACATCGCCGCCACGGCGTCGTTGCCCCGGTTCTTGGACGAGGACGTCCTCGGCGTGCTGACCGGCAAGGAAAGCGCGGGGGAGATCTTCCGCTGGCTGCGGGAACTGCCGTTCGTCGGGCGGCGTGAGCTCCCGGTGCGCTATCACCCGGTGGTCCGCGGCCCGATGGTGCGCATGGAACGCGGCCGTTCGCCCGCCGAGTTCGCCGAACGTCATCTCAGGCTCGGCGAGTACTACGAAGGCCGGTGCACCGAACTCGGCTTCAGCCGCCACCGTGACGCGTGGAACGACGAGCGCTGGCAGAAGCGGAAGCTCGAACAGACCTACCACCGGCTCTGCGGTGACCCGGCCGAGGCGCTGCCGGAGGCGTTGCTCGGCGCCGCCGAGATGATCACCACCGGCACCGCTTCCGCCCGCGTTTGGGCGCGCATGATGGAACAGGCGGGTGCCGACGCGGACGCGCCCGCGGTACTGGGCTGGGGACAGTGCCTGGCCGCCGCGGTCGGCGAAGGTGAGATCCCGGTGCTCGATCTGCTCGCCGGTGCGGGCGAACTCGACGCCGCCCGGCTTTCCACGGTGCTCCGGCGTCGCGCCTGGGCTTACGAAGGGCAAGATGACGTCCCCGCGGCGAAGCGGGACTTCGACCGGGCCGTCGATTTGAATCCCGCCGATCCCTACGCGTGGAGCGATCGGGGCAACCTGTTCCACAACGAGGGCGACTGGGAACGGGCACTCTCGGATCTGGACCGGGCGATCGAACTCGACCCCACCTACGCCTACTCGTGGCGTGGGCGCGGTTCGGCCAAGGCCGAGCTCGGCGACCTCGATGGTGCGATGGCCGACCTCGACGAGGCCGTTCGCCTTCAACCCGATCATCGGTGGGCGTACACCATCCGGAGCAAGGTGCACTTCAAGCGCGGCGATGTCCGGAAGGCGATCGACGAGATCGACATCGCGATCCGGCTCGATCCCGACTACGCCTGGGCCGTCCACTACCGGGCGACGCTGTTCGCGGAGCTCGGAGACAAGGAAGAGGCGCTCGCCGGCCACCGCGCTGCCGTCGCCCTTCGCCCGAAGGACGTGTTCTACCTGACCGAGCTCGCGTCGTTCCTCGAGCAGACCGGAGACGGGGACGCCGCGTCGGAGACCTTCGAGGCGATCGTCGCGGCGGATCCGGGAAGCGCGAGGTCCCACGCGATCCGGGCGGCGTTCCATCTCCGCGGCGAGCGCCACCGGCTCGCCGTCGACGGCTTCACCGCGGCACTCCGGCTGGACCCGGATTACGAGTGGGCGTATTACATGCGCGGCCAGGCGCACGACGGCCTGGACGATCGCGTGGCAGCGCTCGCCGACTACGAGCGTGCCATCGAACTGGCCCCAGAAGACGCCGAGAATCACCTCCAGCGGGGGAGCAGGCTCTGCCAACTGGAGAAGTACGGCGAAGCGGTGGAATCCTTGAGCCGCGCGATCGAACTCGATCCCGGCAACGAGTGGGCGTACACCTGGCGTGCGATGGCGCGCCAGCGGTCGGGTGACTATCAGGCCGCCCTCACCGACATCGACGCCGCGGTCGCGGCGAATCCGGAAATGGCCTTCTTCCACACCACCCGGGGAGACATCCTCAGAGGTCTCGACCGGCACGACGAAGCCCGCGCCGCGTTGGACGAGGGGGTCCGGCTCGGGCAGGACGGCGGATACGCCTTCTACCGGCGTGCCCGCCACCGGCTGATCCTCGAGGATTTCGCGGGCGCATTGTCCGATGTGGACAGCGCGCTGGCCGCCGGCCAGGGCGAGAGCCGCGCCTTGCGCGCGGAGATCCTCCGTCAGTCGGGCGAGTACGGCGAAGCCGTCCGGGAGTTGCGCGAACTGGTCGTCTCGGAGCCCGAGGACACCGACCACCGCGAGAACCTGGGGGAGGCCTTGCTGTTCGCCAGGGAGACGGCCGAGGCGATGCAGATCCTGCGTCCACTCGCGCCCGAGTCAGTGTGGGCTCGCGATCTCCTCGCGATCGCCTTGCTGCAGAGCGGAAGAACCGAGGAAGCTCACCAGTCCCTCGCCGCCGGCCTCGACGAAGCAGTCACGCGGACCGCGGCAGGCGACCTGGACTGGGAAGACGAGGTGCAGCCGCTCTTCTATCTCCTCGCCCTCGGACGTCACGCCGACGCGACACGCGAGCTCAGGGCCTTGCTGGAGAAGGATCCGCCCTGCGAGACGCGACTCATCCTGCTCCGTGACCTGAAAGACCTCCGAGAGCTGTTGCCCGAATTCGGCGGAGTGATCGAGGACCTCATCGCCCGCATCCCCCGGCCGGTGCTCACTCGCCCAGGTGCTTGA
- the infC gene encoding translation initiation factor IF-3, protein MSSETRINDRIRVPEVRLVGPAGEQVGIVRIEDALRLAQENDLDLVEVAPQARPPVCKLMDFGKFKYESAQKARESRRNQQLTVIKEQKLRPKIDQHDYETKKGHVSRFLAAGNKVKVTIMFRGREQSRPELGFRLLQKLADEVTELGFVESSPKQDGRNMIMVLAPHKNVKPQKAAKAAKDDSSEPPADA, encoded by the coding sequence ATCAGCTCCGAGACACGCATCAACGACCGAATCCGGGTACCGGAGGTCCGCCTCGTCGGGCCGGCCGGTGAACAGGTCGGCATCGTCCGGATCGAAGATGCGCTGCGGCTGGCACAGGAGAACGATCTCGATCTCGTCGAGGTCGCCCCGCAGGCACGCCCGCCCGTATGCAAGCTCATGGACTTCGGCAAGTTCAAGTACGAGAGCGCGCAGAAGGCCCGCGAGTCCCGCCGCAACCAGCAGCTCACCGTCATCAAAGAGCAGAAGCTGCGACCGAAGATCGACCAGCACGACTACGAGACCAAGAAGGGTCACGTGTCGCGGTTCCTGGCCGCCGGCAACAAGGTCAAGGTCACGATCATGTTCCGCGGTCGCGAGCAGTCCAGGCCGGAACTCGGTTTCCGCCTGCTGCAGAAGCTCGCCGACGAGGTGACCGAGCTCGGTTTCGTCGAGTCGTCGCCGAAGCAGGACGGTCGCAACATGATCATGGTGTTGGCCCCGCACAAGAACGTGAAGCCGCAGAAGGCCGCGAAGGCAGCGAAGGACGATTCGTCCGAGCCGCCCGCCGACGCGTAG